A section of the Mesorhizobium loti genome encodes:
- a CDS encoding S-(hydroxymethyl)glutathione dehydrogenase/class III alcohol dehydrogenase: MKTRAAVAVAAGKPLEIMEVDLDGPREGEVLVEIKATGICHTDEFTLSGADPEGIFPAILGHEGAGVVVDVGKGVTSVKKGDHVIPLYTPECRQCPSCLSRKTNLCTAIRATQGQGLMPDGSSRFSIGKDKIFHYMGCSTFSNFTVLPEIAVAKVNPDAPFDKICYIGCGVTTGIGAVINTAKVEQGATAVVFGLGGIGLNVIQGLKLAGADMIIGVDLNNDKKEWGERFGMTHFVNPKEIDGDIVPYLVNMTKRGADQIGGADYTFDCTGNTKVMRQALEASHRGWGKSVIIGVAGAGQEISTRPFQLVTGRTWMGTAFGGARGRTDVPRIVDWYMDGKIQIDPMITHTLKLEDINKGFDLMHEGKSIRSVVVY; this comes from the coding sequence ATGAAAACCCGCGCCGCTGTCGCTGTCGCCGCCGGAAAGCCGCTGGAGATCATGGAGGTCGACCTCGACGGTCCGCGCGAGGGCGAGGTGCTGGTCGAGATCAAGGCGACCGGCATCTGCCACACCGACGAGTTCACCTTATCCGGGGCCGATCCGGAGGGCATCTTCCCGGCGATCCTCGGCCATGAGGGTGCCGGTGTCGTGGTCGACGTCGGCAAGGGCGTCACCTCGGTCAAGAAGGGCGACCATGTCATCCCGCTCTATACGCCGGAATGCCGGCAGTGCCCGTCCTGCCTGTCGCGCAAGACCAATCTGTGCACGGCGATCCGCGCCACGCAGGGGCAAGGCCTGATGCCCGACGGCTCGTCGCGCTTCTCGATCGGCAAGGACAAGATCTTCCACTATATGGGCTGCTCCACCTTCTCGAACTTCACCGTGCTGCCCGAGATCGCGGTGGCCAAGGTCAATCCGGACGCGCCCTTCGACAAGATCTGCTACATCGGGTGCGGCGTCACCACCGGCATCGGCGCCGTCATCAACACCGCCAAGGTCGAACAAGGCGCCACCGCTGTCGTCTTCGGCCTCGGCGGCATCGGCTTGAACGTCATCCAGGGACTGAAGCTGGCCGGCGCCGACATGATCATCGGCGTCGATTTGAACAACGACAAGAAGGAATGGGGCGAGCGGTTCGGCATGACGCATTTCGTCAATCCGAAGGAGATCGACGGCGATATCGTCCCTTACCTCGTCAACATGACCAAGCGCGGTGCCGACCAGATCGGCGGCGCCGACTACACGTTCGACTGCACCGGCAACACCAAGGTGATGCGCCAGGCCCTGGAAGCCTCGCATCGCGGCTGGGGCAAGTCGGTCATCATCGGTGTGGCGGGCGCCGGCCAGGAGATTTCGACCCGGCCGTTCCAGCTTGTCACCGGCCGCACCTGGATGGGCACCGCCTTCGGTGGCGCGCGCGGCCGCACCGACGTGCCGCGCATCGTCGACTGGTACATGGACGGCAAGATCCAGATCGATCCGATGATCACCCACACGCTGAAGCTCGAGGATATCAACAAGGGGTTCGACCTCATGCATGAGGGCAAGTCGATCCGAAGCGTCGTCGTTTATTAA
- a CDS encoding acetyl-CoA carboxylase biotin carboxylase subunit produces the protein MFTKILIANRGEIACRVIKTARKMGIATVAVYSDADRDAVHVEMADEAVHIGPSPAAQSYLVPEKIIAACKETGAQAVHPGYGFLSERAAFCEALEAEGIVFIGPKPKAIKAMGDKIESKKFANAAKVSTVPGWLGVIENADHAEKIAGEIGYPVMIKASAGGGGKGMRIAWNQSEVRDGFDRARSEAKSSFGDDRVFIERFVVDPRHIEMQVLADAHGNALYLGERECSIQRRNQKVAEEAPSPFLDAKTRKAMGEQSVALAKAVDYQSAGTVEFIVDKDKNFYFLEMNTRLQVEHPVTELVTGIDLVEQMIRVAAGEKLALKQDDIKLNGWAVESRLYAEDPYRNFLPSIGRLNRYRPPEEGQFGDVIIRNDTGVTEGSEISMFYDPMLAKLCTWAPTRLQAIDAMSEALDSFVVDGIEHNIPFLAALMQHPRWREGAISTGFIAEEYPDGFAPVVPNSEEKAVLASIATATELLRRDRLDRLGGRLAPHSGALKRDWVVKIGEDYLQASILEGMISIPMEVDLSIEGGKALTVSSDWRPGDLIWRGTVGKRSVVAQIRPVANGFRIAWKGMSLTARAMLPRTAELERLMPEKVAPDTSKLLLCPMPGLVVSIAVAEGQEVKAGETLAVVEAMKMENVLRAERDLVVSKLNAKPGDSLAVDAVIMEFA, from the coding sequence ATGTTCACGAAAATCCTGATCGCCAATCGTGGCGAGATCGCCTGTCGCGTCATCAAGACGGCGCGCAAGATGGGCATTGCCACGGTTGCCGTCTATTCCGATGCCGATCGCGATGCGGTTCACGTCGAAATGGCCGACGAGGCGGTGCATATCGGGCCATCGCCCGCCGCGCAGAGTTATCTCGTGCCTGAAAAAATCATCGCGGCCTGCAAGGAAACGGGCGCGCAGGCCGTGCATCCAGGCTACGGCTTCCTGTCGGAACGGGCCGCCTTCTGCGAAGCTCTCGAAGCGGAAGGCATCGTCTTCATCGGCCCGAAACCCAAAGCCATCAAGGCGATGGGTGACAAGATCGAATCGAAGAAGTTCGCCAACGCCGCCAAGGTGTCGACGGTCCCGGGTTGGCTCGGCGTCATCGAGAATGCCGACCACGCCGAAAAGATCGCCGGCGAGATCGGCTATCCGGTGATGATCAAGGCTTCGGCCGGCGGCGGCGGCAAGGGCATGCGCATTGCCTGGAACCAGTCGGAAGTGCGCGACGGGTTCGATCGCGCGCGATCGGAAGCCAAGAGTTCGTTCGGCGACGACCGCGTGTTCATCGAAAGATTCGTCGTCGATCCGCGCCATATCGAGATGCAGGTGCTGGCCGACGCGCATGGCAACGCGCTCTATCTCGGCGAGCGCGAATGCTCGATCCAGCGCCGCAACCAGAAGGTGGCCGAAGAGGCGCCGTCACCATTCCTCGATGCCAAGACGCGCAAGGCCATGGGCGAGCAGTCGGTGGCGCTGGCCAAGGCCGTCGATTATCAGAGCGCCGGTACGGTCGAGTTCATTGTCGACAAGGACAAGAACTTCTATTTCCTTGAAATGAATACACGATTGCAGGTCGAGCATCCGGTGACCGAGCTTGTCACGGGCATCGACCTGGTCGAGCAGATGATCCGTGTCGCCGCCGGCGAGAAACTCGCCTTGAAGCAAGACGACATCAAGCTGAATGGCTGGGCGGTGGAAAGCCGGCTCTATGCAGAGGATCCCTATCGCAATTTCCTGCCGTCGATCGGCCGCCTAAACCGCTATCGGCCGCCGGAAGAGGGCCAATTTGGCGATGTCATCATCCGCAACGACACCGGCGTCACCGAAGGCTCGGAGATTTCGATGTTCTACGACCCGATGCTTGCCAAGCTTTGTACCTGGGCACCGACCCGGCTCCAGGCAATCGATGCCATGTCGGAAGCGCTGGACAGTTTTGTGGTCGACGGGATCGAGCACAATATCCCGTTCCTGGCGGCGCTGATGCAGCATCCGCGTTGGCGGGAAGGGGCGATTTCGACCGGCTTCATAGCCGAGGAATATCCCGACGGTTTTGCCCCTGTCGTACCGAACAGCGAGGAAAAGGCCGTGCTGGCTTCAATCGCCACCGCCACGGAATTGTTGCGCCGCGACAGGCTCGACCGGCTGGGCGGGCGGCTGGCGCCGCATTCGGGGGCGCTGAAGCGCGACTGGGTGGTGAAGATTGGCGAGGATTATCTCCAGGCGTCGATCCTCGAAGGCATGATTTCCATTCCAATGGAGGTCGACCTGTCGATCGAAGGCGGCAAGGCGCTGACCGTTTCATCCGATTGGCGGCCGGGCGATCTGATCTGGCGCGGCACGGTCGGCAAGCGCTCCGTTGTCGCCCAGATCCGGCCTGTCGCCAACGGTTTTCGCATTGCCTGGAAGGGCATGTCGCTGACGGCGCGCGCGATGCTGCCGCGTACCGCCGAGCTTGAAAGACTGATGCCGGAGAAGGTGGCGCCGGACACGTCGAAGCTGCTGCTCTGCCCGATGCCCGGCCTCGTCGTGTCGATCGCCGTCGCGGAGGGACAGGAGGTCAAGGCCGGCGAAACGCTTGCCGTGGTCGAGGCGATGAAGATGGAAAACGTGCTGCGCGCTGAACGCGATCTCGTTGTGTCCAAGCTCAATGCCAAGCCGGGCGACAGCCTAGCCGTTGACGCGGTGATCATGGAATTCGCTTGA
- the dnaE gene encoding DNA polymerase III subunit alpha, whose amino-acid sequence MADDRLPRDPLKREAAIAAARPEVPARPFVHLRVHSAYSLLEGALQLGKIVGHAVKDEAPAIAVTDTNNLFGALEFAQKAVKDGIQPIIGCQIALAFSGENSDGQRDRRRQGPEMRPVVLLAATEAGYSNLVRLVSRVYLETPPGEAVHLTTEMLEGNADGLICLSGGPRGPIGNALKEDRRDLAEVRLLALKALFGDRLYVELDRVAGYDRAIEHSTIDLAYTHELPLVATNEAFFSSRDDYEAHDALIAIAEGSVVAVDTRRRLSPDNFLRSQADMAKLFADLPEAIDNTVEIALRCSYYPKNRSPILPRFTGGDSADKDAAEKAEAAELARQAREGLDARLALHGPTPGYTVEQYRERLEFELGIIEKMKFPGYFLIVADFIKWAKAQGIPVGPGRGSGAGSLVAYSTTITDIDPLRFSLLFERFLNPDRVSMPDFDIDFCQDRREEVIRYVQQKYGRDQVGQIITFGTLQARAVLRDVGRVLQMPYGQVDKLSKMVPQNPANPVKLADAIANEPRFAEEAEREPIVQTLLDMAQKLEGLYRHASTHAAGIVIGDRPLSELVPMYRDPRSDMPVTQFNMKYVEQAGLVKFDFLGLKTLTVLDTAVKLIRRRGIDIDLATIPLDDPDTYAMLSRGEVVGVFQVESAGMRKALIGMRPDCIEDIIALVALYRPGPMENIPTYNARKHGEEEMASIHPKIDHLVKETQGVIVYQEQVMQIAQELSGYSLGEADLLRRAMGKKIRAEMDKQRERFVTGAVERGVSKPQADFIFDLLAKFADYGFNKSHAAAYAVVSYQTAYLKAHYPVEFLAASMTLDMGNTDKLADFRQDALRLGIEVLAPSVMTSFRPFEVGENRIYYSMAALKGVGDAAVEHIVAVRGEKPFKNLADFCERIDPKIVGKRVFESLIMAGALDCFGHDRAQMMAGVERMMGLASLAQQNAVSGQADIFGASLGSQSQALNLPATDPWLAADRLHREFQVVGFYLSAHPLDEYKAALQKMRVQNWAEFSAAVKRGASAGRLAGTVTSKQERKTRTGNKMGVVAFSDTSGQYEAVLFSEGLAQYRDLLEAGRSVVITVAAEDRPEGVNLRINSVQSLEDEASRIQKALRIFVRNDGPASMIQSQLTQRGESQVSIIVIKEEAQGEVEIALQGGYRVSPQIASAMRAVPGVVEVELV is encoded by the coding sequence ATGGCGGACGACAGACTTCCACGCGACCCCCTGAAGCGCGAAGCCGCGATTGCGGCAGCGCGGCCGGAGGTGCCGGCGCGGCCGTTCGTCCATCTGCGCGTGCATTCGGCCTATTCGCTGCTCGAGGGTGCGCTTCAGCTTGGCAAGATCGTTGGCCACGCCGTGAAGGACGAGGCACCGGCCATCGCCGTCACCGACACCAACAACCTGTTCGGTGCGCTGGAGTTTGCACAGAAGGCGGTCAAGGACGGTATCCAGCCGATCATCGGCTGCCAGATCGCACTCGCTTTTTCCGGCGAGAACAGCGACGGTCAGCGCGACCGCCGGCGGCAAGGGCCGGAGATGCGGCCGGTCGTCCTGCTCGCCGCGACCGAGGCCGGCTATTCCAACCTGGTCAGGCTGGTCAGTCGGGTCTATCTGGAAACGCCGCCCGGCGAGGCGGTGCACCTGACGACCGAGATGCTGGAGGGAAACGCCGACGGGCTGATCTGCCTCAGCGGCGGCCCACGCGGCCCGATCGGCAACGCCTTGAAGGAGGATCGCCGCGATCTGGCAGAGGTGAGGCTTTTGGCGCTCAAGGCGCTGTTCGGCGACCGGCTCTATGTCGAATTGGACCGGGTCGCGGGTTACGACCGGGCCATCGAGCACTCAACAATCGATCTCGCCTATACGCATGAACTGCCCCTGGTCGCCACCAACGAGGCCTTTTTCTCGTCGCGCGATGATTATGAGGCGCATGACGCGCTGATCGCCATCGCCGAGGGCTCGGTCGTCGCCGTCGACACACGCCGCCGGCTGTCGCCGGACAATTTCCTGCGCAGCCAGGCCGACATGGCAAAGCTGTTCGCCGACCTGCCCGAGGCGATCGACAACACCGTCGAGATCGCGCTGCGCTGCTCCTACTATCCAAAAAACCGCAGCCCGATCCTGCCGCGTTTCACCGGCGGCGATAGTGCCGACAAGGACGCCGCGGAAAAGGCGGAGGCGGCCGAACTCGCCCGTCAGGCGCGCGAGGGGCTCGATGCGCGGCTTGCGCTGCACGGACCAACCCCGGGCTATACGGTCGAGCAATATCGCGAGCGGCTCGAATTCGAACTCGGCATCATCGAGAAGATGAAATTCCCCGGCTACTTCCTGATCGTTGCCGACTTCATCAAATGGGCCAAGGCGCAAGGCATTCCGGTCGGCCCGGGCCGTGGTTCGGGCGCCGGCTCGCTGGTCGCCTATTCGACGACCATCACCGACATCGATCCGCTGCGCTTCTCGCTGCTGTTCGAGCGCTTCCTCAATCCGGACCGCGTGTCGATGCCCGACTTCGACATCGACTTCTGCCAGGATCGCCGCGAAGAGGTGATCCGCTACGTCCAGCAGAAATATGGGCGCGACCAGGTCGGCCAGATCATCACCTTCGGTACGCTGCAGGCCCGCGCCGTGCTGCGCGACGTCGGCCGCGTGCTGCAGATGCCCTATGGCCAGGTCGACAAGCTGTCGAAGATGGTGCCACAGAATCCGGCCAATCCGGTCAAGCTCGCCGACGCCATCGCCAATGAGCCGCGCTTTGCCGAAGAGGCCGAGAGGGAACCGATCGTCCAGACGCTGCTCGACATGGCACAGAAGCTGGAGGGCCTTTACCGCCACGCCTCCACGCACGCCGCCGGCATCGTCATCGGCGATCGGCCTTTGTCGGAACTGGTGCCGATGTACCGCGATCCGCGCTCGGACATGCCGGTTACCCAGTTCAACATGAAATATGTCGAGCAGGCCGGGCTGGTGAAGTTCGACTTTCTCGGCCTGAAGACGCTGACCGTTCTGGATACGGCGGTCAAACTGATCCGCCGGCGCGGCATCGACATCGACCTGGCGACGATACCGCTCGACGATCCCGACACCTATGCCATGCTGTCGCGCGGCGAGGTGGTCGGCGTGTTCCAGGTGGAAAGTGCCGGCATGCGCAAGGCGCTGATCGGCATGCGGCCCGACTGCATCGAGGACATCATCGCGCTGGTCGCGCTCTATCGTCCGGGCCCGATGGAGAACATCCCGACCTACAACGCCAGAAAGCATGGCGAGGAGGAGATGGCCTCGATCCACCCGAAGATCGACCATCTGGTGAAGGAGACGCAAGGCGTCATCGTCTATCAGGAACAGGTCATGCAGATCGCGCAGGAGCTGTCCGGCTATTCGCTCGGCGAAGCCGACCTTCTGCGCCGCGCCATGGGCAAGAAGATCCGCGCCGAGATGGACAAGCAGCGCGAGCGCTTCGTCACCGGCGCTGTCGAGCGTGGCGTCAGCAAACCGCAAGCCGACTTCATTTTCGACCTTTTGGCCAAGTTCGCCGACTATGGTTTCAACAAATCGCACGCCGCCGCCTACGCCGTGGTCTCGTATCAGACCGCCTATCTCAAGGCGCACTATCCGGTCGAGTTCCTGGCGGCGTCGATGACGCTCGACATGGGCAACACCGACAAGCTCGCCGATTTCCGCCAGGATGCCCTGCGCCTCGGCATCGAGGTTCTGGCGCCGTCGGTCATGACGAGTTTTCGGCCTTTCGAGGTCGGTGAGAACCGCATCTACTATTCGATGGCCGCGCTCAAGGGCGTCGGCGACGCGGCGGTCGAGCACATCGTCGCTGTCCGTGGCGAGAAGCCGTTCAAGAACCTCGCCGATTTCTGCGAGCGGATCGATCCCAAGATCGTTGGCAAACGTGTCTTCGAAAGCCTGATCATGGCCGGCGCGCTCGACTGTTTCGGGCATGACCGGGCACAGATGATGGCTGGCGTCGAACGGATGATGGGGTTGGCATCGCTGGCGCAGCAGAATGCCGTTTCCGGCCAGGCCGATATTTTCGGCGCCTCGCTAGGGAGCCAGTCGCAGGCGCTCAACCTGCCGGCGACGGATCCGTGGCTCGCCGCCGATCGGTTGCACCGCGAATTCCAGGTTGTCGGCTTCTATCTCTCGGCCCACCCGCTCGACGAATACAAGGCGGCGCTGCAAAAGATGCGGGTGCAGAACTGGGCGGAGTTCTCAGCCGCCGTCAAGCGCGGCGCTTCTGCCGGCCGCCTGGCCGGCACGGTGACCAGCAAGCAGGAACGCAAGACACGCACCGGCAACAAGATGGGCGTGGTGGCCTTTTCCGACACTTCCGGCCAGTACGAGGCCGTGCTTTTTTCGGAAGGATTGGCACAGTATCGCGACCTCCTGGAAGCCGGCCGCTCCGTCGTCATCACCGTGGCGGCGGAGGACAGGCCCGAGGGCGTAAACCTGCGCATCAACTCGGTCCAGTCCCTGGAGGATGAAGCAAGCCGCATCCAGAAGGCGCTGCGCATTTTCGTCAGGAACGACGGACCCGCCTCGATGATCCAATCCCAACTCACCCAGCGTGGCGAGAGCCAGGTGAGCATTATCGTGATCAAGGAAGAGGCGCAGGGCGAGGTCGAGATCGCCTTGCAGGGCGGCTACCGCGTCTCGCCGCAGATCGCGTCGGCGATGCGCGCCGTGCCCGGCGTGGTCGAAGTGGAATTGGTGTGA